A DNA window from Arachis duranensis cultivar V14167 chromosome 3, aradu.V14167.gnm2.J7QH, whole genome shotgun sequence contains the following coding sequences:
- the LOC127745598 gene encoding uncharacterized protein LOC127745598, with product MEYFNKAKSVKLRSHLGKYLIADEDGEGLYQSRKSSAKNAIWEVELVEGKSHSIRLKSCHGLYLKATDTAFLLGMTGNRAVQSEMDAAGSSWKYEWEPRREGLSNHVKLRSWCGTYLRGNGGTPPWRNSVTHDDPHSSTTHSWILWTVEVVDNIIVGSFSKERYDDDVVVSVAVLSDSYVRSPSSLPLCEDPAELQLTVR from the coding sequence ATGGAGTACTTCAACAAAGCCAAATCCGTGAAGCTTCGGAGCCACCTCGGCAAGTACCTAATCGCAGACGAGGACGGCGAAGGTCTCTACCAGAGCAGAAAAAGCTCCGCGAAGAACGCAATATGGGAGGTGGAGTTAGTAGAAGGGAAGAGCCACAGCATTCGGCTCAAGAGCTGTCACGGTCTGTACCTGAAGGCAACCGACACAGCGTTCCTTCTAGGAATGACCGGAAACCGGGCGGTGCAGTCGGAGATGGACGCAGCAGGTTCGAGTTGGAAGTACGAGTGGGAGCCACGAAGGGAAGGGTTGAGTAACCACGTGAAGCTGAGGAGTTGGTGTGGGACCTACCTTAGGGGAAACGGTGGCACTCCGCCTTGGAGGAATTCAGTTACACACGACGATCCTCATAGTTCCACCACTCACTCTTGGATCTTGTGGACTGTGGAGGTTGTTGACAACATTATAGTTGGATCTTTTTCCAAAGAGAGATATGATGATGATGTGGTTGTTTCTGTGGCGGTGCTTTCTGATTCTTATGTAAGATCTCCGTCGTCGTTGCCGCTGTGTGAGGACCCCGCGGAGTTGCAGCTTACGGTACGTTAA
- the LOC107481262 gene encoding uncharacterized protein LOC107481262 — MDFFHRAKVVRFRSHHDKYLTADDDEESVVQDRNGATKSAKWLVEIVPEYDNIVRLKSCYNKYLTASNQPFLLGVTGRKVLQTHPSRLDSSVEWEPIRDGAQVKLKTRYGNFLRANGGLPPWRNSVTHDIPHRTSTQDWVLWDVDVLEIHVDYVPPPPPPTHSDSLNFESSTPSAVDAKSTQFSRQESSDSYVGSPPKMEGRTIYYHVAEDDGEVDDENVQGYSLIFKGNGVEELTKKFEEETGLEGVIVCSRSPLNGKLYPLRLQLPPNNVMMQVVLVLQSSKVAKDFEAQGLL; from the exons ATGGACTTCTTCCACCGCGCCAAGGTGGTGCGCTTCCGCAGCCACCACGACAAGTACCTCACCGCCGACGACGATGAAGAATCCGTCGTCCAAGACCGCAACGGCGCCACCAAGAGCGCCAAGTGGCTCGTCGAAATAGTTCCCGAATACGACAACATCGTACGCCTCAAAAGCTGCTACAACAAGTACCTCACGGCATCAAACCAGCCCTTCCTCCTCGGCGTCACCGGCCGGAAGGTCCTCCAAACTCACCCCTCAAGACTTGACTCCTCCGTCGAATGGGAACCCATCAGAGACGGCGCCCAGGTCAAGCTCAAGACCCGTTACGGCAACTTCTTGCGGGCCAACGGTGGCTTACCGCCGTGGAGGAACTCCGTTACACATGATATTCCGCATCGGACTTCCACTCAGGATTGGGTCTTGTGGGATGTTGATGTGTTGGAGATTCATGTTGATTATGTTCCTCCGCCTCCTCCTCCTACTCACTCTGATTCCCTCAATTTTGAATCGTCTACTCCTTCTGCTGTTGATGCCAAATCTACTCAATTTTCTAGGCAGGAG TCGTCGGATTCATATGTGGGCTCGCCGCCGAAGATGGAGGGGAGAACTATATACTACCATGTTGCCGAAGATGATGGGGAAGTGGACGATGAGAATGTGCAGGGGTATTCTCTGATCTTCAAAGGGAACGGGGTGGAAGAATTGACAAAGAAGTTCGAGGAGGAGACAGGGTTAGAGGGAGTTATTGTGTGCAGTCGGAGTCCTTTGAATGGGAAGCTTTATCCTCTTCGATTGCAGCTTCCTCCAAACAATGTGATGATGCAGGTTGTTTTGGTTCTTCAATCGTCAAAAG